From one Paeniglutamicibacter psychrophenolicus genomic stretch:
- a CDS encoding MarR family winged helix-turn-helix transcriptional regulator, with product MPASNNPALPGDLSELFHRAFRSLRHSWSQRLAPFELTPHQFRALHSLARNAADPASADGMRLKDVAERLRIAPRSATEVIENLEAKGLVARSADPVDRRATLVTLTPQGLGLTEEVRAARREHTESYFGRLDAQERAELARILGKLGGHPER from the coding sequence ATGCCAGCCAGCAACAATCCGGCACTTCCCGGGGACCTTTCGGAGCTTTTCCACCGCGCTTTTCGTTCGCTGCGCCATTCCTGGTCGCAACGCCTCGCCCCCTTCGAGCTGACCCCGCACCAGTTCCGCGCCCTGCACTCGCTCGCGCGCAATGCCGCGGATCCGGCGTCCGCCGACGGAATGCGGCTCAAGGACGTCGCCGAACGCCTGCGCATCGCCCCGCGCTCGGCCACCGAGGTCATCGAGAACCTCGAGGCCAAGGGGCTGGTGGCCCGCAGCGCCGACCCCGTCGATCGCCGCGCCACGCTGGTCACGCTGACGCCCCAGGGGCTCGGCCTGACCGAGGAGGTCCGTGCGGCACGCCGCGAACACACGGAGAGCTACTTCGGGCGGCTCGATGCGCAGGAACGCGCCGAGCTGGCCCGCATCCTGGGCAAGCTCGGCGGCCACCCGGAACGCTGA
- a CDS encoding ABC transporter ATP-binding protein, with the protein MLESSSSSSASRSGQGQSAKNQAGAASAPGGGGGRGGPVARLNPADLKQVKLHPVKPARIAALFKPHKLTIAIVALLISAASVIGLAQPFLIRAIIDDALPQQDTALLAWLAGGLVAVAAATAAIGVIQTWMATKMGQKVMHTLRTRLFTHLQAQSLGFFTRTRSGEVQSRLTNDIAGMQSVVTSTATSVASNLTTAVATAIAMAALSWRMSLLSLVVLPPAIWLSRKVALMRRDVTSARQAELAGMYTQIEEGLSVSGIRLAKTLGTTGRDVERFAGSSHRLVDLEMRSQLAGRWRMATMGIVFAAIPAVIYLAAGFPATSGGMTIGTLVAFTALQGAIFRPIMGLLNVGVQWVTAMALFSRIFEYLDMDPEIKAPANPTTLDPESVQGRVRFGGVSFAYRGGADVLRGIDLELAPGTATAIVGPTGSGKSTLGSLLPRLHDPSRGSITIDGIDIRELAPETLNRIVGVVSQETYLVHASIRENLLLADPGADDATLWKALASAQIADLVAGLPEGLDTLVGARGHRFSGGEQQRLAIARTILRNPKVLVLDEATSALDNTTEALVQQALDLLAVGRTTLTIAHRLSTVEGADQLVVLEAGRIVERGLPATLRENDGPYARLVAAREEKVTELVP; encoded by the coding sequence ATGTTGGAATCGAGTTCATCTTCCAGCGCGTCCCGTTCGGGCCAGGGCCAATCGGCCAAGAACCAAGCCGGTGCCGCTTCCGCACCCGGCGGCGGGGGAGGCCGCGGCGGTCCCGTCGCCCGCCTGAACCCCGCGGACCTCAAGCAGGTCAAGCTCCACCCGGTGAAGCCGGCCCGGATCGCGGCCCTCTTCAAGCCGCACAAGCTCACCATCGCCATCGTCGCGCTGCTCATCTCCGCAGCTTCGGTGATCGGGCTGGCCCAGCCGTTTTTGATCCGCGCCATCATCGACGATGCGCTGCCGCAGCAGGACACCGCACTGCTCGCCTGGCTTGCCGGCGGGCTGGTGGCGGTCGCCGCCGCGACAGCTGCCATCGGCGTGATCCAGACCTGGATGGCCACCAAGATGGGCCAGAAGGTCATGCACACGCTGCGGACCCGCCTATTCACGCACCTGCAGGCCCAGTCGCTGGGCTTCTTCACCCGCACCCGCTCCGGGGAGGTGCAATCGAGGCTGACCAACGACATCGCCGGCATGCAGTCGGTGGTGACCTCCACCGCCACCTCGGTGGCCTCCAACCTGACCACGGCCGTGGCCACGGCCATTGCGATGGCCGCTCTCTCCTGGCGGATGAGCCTGCTCTCGCTGGTGGTGCTGCCGCCGGCGATCTGGCTTTCGCGCAAGGTGGCGTTGATGCGCCGCGACGTGACCAGTGCACGCCAGGCCGAGCTTGCCGGGATGTACACGCAGATCGAGGAGGGGCTCTCGGTCTCCGGCATCCGCCTGGCCAAGACCCTGGGCACCACCGGGCGGGATGTGGAGCGCTTCGCCGGTTCCTCGCACCGACTCGTCGACCTGGAAATGCGCAGCCAGCTGGCCGGGCGCTGGCGCATGGCCACCATGGGCATCGTGTTCGCCGCGATCCCCGCGGTCATCTACCTGGCCGCCGGCTTCCCCGCCACCTCCGGGGGGATGACCATCGGCACGCTGGTGGCGTTCACCGCGCTGCAGGGCGCGATCTTCCGCCCCATCATGGGCCTGCTGAACGTCGGGGTCCAATGGGTCACCGCGATGGCCCTGTTCAGCCGCATCTTCGAGTACCTGGACATGGACCCGGAAATCAAGGCGCCGGCGAACCCGACGACGCTGGACCCGGAGTCCGTCCAGGGGAGGGTGCGCTTCGGTGGCGTTTCCTTCGCCTACCGTGGCGGGGCCGACGTGCTGCGCGGGATCGACCTGGAGCTGGCTCCGGGCACCGCCACGGCCATCGTCGGGCCCACCGGATCGGGCAAGTCCACGCTCGGTTCGCTGCTGCCGCGCCTGCATGACCCAAGCCGCGGCAGCATCACCATCGACGGCATCGACATCCGCGAACTCGCCCCGGAAACCCTGAACAGGATCGTGGGCGTGGTCTCCCAGGAGACCTACCTGGTCCACGCCTCGATCCGCGAGAACCTGCTGCTGGCCGATCCCGGGGCCGACGACGCGACGCTGTGGAAGGCGCTGGCCTCCGCGCAGATCGCCGACCTGGTGGCCGGCCTGCCCGAGGGGCTGGACACCCTGGTGGGTGCCCGCGGGCACCGCTTCTCCGGGGGAGAGCAGCAGCGCCTGGCCATCGCCCGCACCATCCTGCGCAACCCGAAGGTGCTGGTGCTCGACGAGGCAACCAGCGCGCTGGACAACACGACCGAGGCGCTGGTGCAGCAGGCACTGGACCTGCTGGCCGTCGGGCGCACCACGCTCACCATCGCCCACCGCCTGTCCACCGTCGAGGGTGCCGACCAGTTGGTTGTCCTTGAGGCCGGGCGCATCGTCGAACGGGGCCTGCCTGCCACACTGCGCGAGAACGACGGACCCTATGCCAGGCTCGTGGCGGCGCGCGAGGAAAAGGTCACCGAGCTGGTCCCCTGA
- a CDS encoding class I SAM-dependent methyltransferase: protein MPQDTNYDTFAEAYSAENETSLLNGFYERPAMLNLAGDVRNHRILDAGCGSGPLAAALGERGATVSGFDSSEAMVDLARQRLGAGAELLVADLGQPLPFADDTFDDVVASLVFHYLEDWVGPLSEIRRVLRPQGRLIMSVNHPILYPWTNPGTDYFKPTKYSDEHTFNGQAATLTYWHRPLHAMTDAFARAGFQIEVVSEPPYSTDAPAEIVPPQFKDRESFLSFIFFVLRAK, encoded by the coding sequence ATGCCACAGGACACCAATTACGACACCTTTGCCGAGGCGTACTCGGCCGAGAACGAAACCAGTCTGCTTAATGGCTTCTACGAACGGCCGGCAATGCTCAACCTCGCCGGAGATGTCCGCAATCACCGGATTCTTGACGCCGGCTGCGGTTCCGGACCGCTGGCGGCAGCGCTCGGTGAACGCGGCGCCACCGTATCGGGATTCGACTCCAGCGAAGCAATGGTCGATCTGGCCCGGCAAAGACTGGGCGCAGGGGCGGAACTCCTCGTGGCCGACCTCGGCCAGCCCCTTCCCTTCGCCGACGACACGTTCGACGACGTGGTGGCATCGCTGGTCTTCCACTATTTGGAAGACTGGGTTGGCCCGCTGAGCGAGATACGGCGCGTCCTGCGGCCGCAAGGCAGACTCATCATGTCGGTAAACCACCCGATCCTTTACCCCTGGACAAACCCCGGCACGGACTACTTCAAGCCCACAAAGTACTCGGATGAACACACCTTCAACGGCCAAGCGGCCACCCTCACATACTGGCACCGGCCATTGCACGCCATGACGGATGCGTTTGCCAGGGCGGGATTCCAGATCGAGGTGGTCAGCGAACCACCGTACTCGACCGATGCGCCTGCGGAAATCGTTCCCCCGCAATTCAAGGACCGGGAATCATTCCTGAGCTTTATTTTCTTCGTGCTCCGCGCGAAGTGA
- a CDS encoding alpha/beta hydrolase, whose translation MELIFVHGALVRDGQWWWQRTAELLHQHTGIRSRAIALPSCGEGAPEEVAGGLIADAAVLRGALGEVDSAIVVGHSYGGTVIAEAGQHPAIAHLLYVSSYLPEVGQSQGAIMNGEVDPVSIGDNSDGTLGVSGYDATSFGARFLQDADDETQHQAWARVTAQAAGAFTTPTSAAGWEGIDSTYIICGQDRSTSLKLQRFHASRATHSVELQTGHHPFISRPDLVVEQVLELLQRR comes from the coding sequence ATGGAACTGATCTTTGTCCACGGTGCCTTGGTGCGCGATGGACAGTGGTGGTGGCAGCGGACCGCAGAGCTGCTCCACCAACACACCGGGATCCGGAGCAGAGCCATTGCGTTGCCCTCCTGTGGCGAGGGAGCACCTGAAGAGGTTGCCGGCGGCCTCATTGCCGACGCGGCGGTGCTTCGCGGCGCACTGGGCGAGGTGGACTCCGCAATCGTTGTCGGTCACTCCTACGGCGGCACCGTTATCGCCGAAGCCGGCCAGCATCCGGCAATTGCGCACTTGCTCTATGTGTCGTCGTACCTGCCCGAGGTCGGGCAGTCCCAGGGTGCGATCATGAACGGTGAAGTCGACCCGGTGTCCATCGGTGACAACAGTGACGGCACGCTGGGCGTGTCCGGCTACGACGCAACTTCGTTTGGAGCCCGATTCCTTCAGGACGCAGACGACGAGACCCAGCACCAGGCGTGGGCGCGGGTGACCGCACAGGCTGCCGGGGCGTTCACGACTCCGACGAGTGCTGCCGGCTGGGAGGGAATCGATTCAACGTACATCATCTGCGGGCAGGACCGCAGCACGTCGCTCAAGTTGCAACGCTTCCATGCGAGCCGAGCGACGCACTCCGTCGAACTGCAGACCGGGCACCATCCGTTCATTTCCCGACCCGATCTGGTCGTCGAACAAGTGCTGGAGCTGTTGCAGCGGCGGTGA
- a CDS encoding HPr family phosphocarrier protein, which yields MSERLATIASASGLHARPAALFAEAAGALDIEVTIAPKGAPEDDALDASSILSLMTLGAAKGDEVVLRASGDGAEAALDSLVALLETDLDAV from the coding sequence ATGTCCGAACGTCTTGCCACCATCGCCAGCGCCTCAGGCCTGCATGCCCGTCCCGCCGCGCTCTTCGCCGAAGCAGCAGGCGCCCTGGACATCGAGGTCACCATCGCACCCAAGGGAGCTCCGGAGGACGATGCCCTCGACGCCTCGAGCATCCTCTCCCTGATGACGCTGGGCGCAGCCAAGGGCGACGAGGTGGTGCTGCGCGCATCCGGCGACGGCGCCGAAGCCGCACTGGATTCCCTGGTTGCATTGCTGGAAACGGACCTGGACGCCGTTTAG
- the ptsP gene encoding phosphoenolpyruvate--protein phosphotransferase, whose product MQNFSGVGVMPGRVIGTIRHMPPALSEPPAGEKLDAAVTAEQAIAGLKEAAASVQKDLRTRAATASPEAKAVLEATAQMATDSMLLKGANKLITTGLSAERGIWESGETVAQMLITLGGYMAERATDVLDVRARIVAALRGVPAPGIPDSTDPFILVAEDLAPADTATLDPAKVVALLTTGGGPQSHTAIIARAMGLTAIVAAKGLEALESGTVVFVDGAAGTISTSPGDTERAAVDAWLKNAALLSVFDGNGVMADGHLVPLLANVGGGKDAVKAAAAGAQGVGLLRTEFCFLGRDTEPSIEEQVAEYKAVFDAFGSKKVVVRTLDAGADKPLPFLTDASEPNPALGVRGYRTDTTSPGVLARQLSAIATASAGSEAEVWVMAPMISTPSEAADFAAMCADAGLSIPGVMVEVPSAALSSESILGQVSFASLGTNDLTQYTMAADRQLGPLAALNNPWQPAVLRLIELTVAGSRAEGNHKPVGVCGEAAADPALAVVLVGLGVSTLSMSARSLASVAAVLKTVTLDRAGELAQLALAAPSAEAARTAVREALPALAELGL is encoded by the coding sequence GTGCAAAACTTCTCCGGAGTGGGCGTCATGCCCGGACGCGTCATCGGAACCATCCGGCATATGCCCCCGGCGCTTTCCGAGCCGCCGGCCGGCGAGAAGCTGGACGCCGCGGTCACCGCGGAGCAGGCCATCGCCGGGCTCAAGGAGGCCGCCGCGTCCGTGCAGAAGGACCTGCGCACCCGCGCCGCAACCGCCAGCCCCGAGGCCAAGGCCGTGCTTGAGGCCACCGCGCAGATGGCCACCGACTCGATGCTGCTCAAGGGTGCAAACAAGCTGATCACCACCGGCCTTTCGGCCGAACGCGGCATCTGGGAGTCGGGCGAAACCGTCGCCCAGATGCTCATCACCCTCGGCGGCTACATGGCCGAACGCGCCACCGACGTGCTGGACGTCCGCGCCCGCATCGTGGCCGCATTGCGCGGGGTCCCCGCCCCCGGCATCCCCGATTCGACTGACCCTTTCATCCTGGTGGCCGAGGACCTGGCCCCGGCGGACACCGCCACGCTGGACCCGGCAAAGGTCGTTGCCCTGCTGACCACCGGCGGCGGACCGCAGTCGCACACCGCCATCATCGCCCGCGCCATGGGATTGACCGCCATCGTCGCGGCCAAGGGACTGGAGGCGCTGGAATCCGGCACCGTGGTCTTCGTCGACGGCGCCGCCGGAACCATTTCCACCTCCCCGGGCGACACCGAGCGCGCGGCCGTGGACGCCTGGCTGAAGAACGCAGCGCTGCTCTCGGTCTTTGACGGCAACGGCGTGATGGCCGACGGGCACCTGGTTCCGCTGCTGGCCAATGTCGGCGGCGGCAAGGACGCGGTGAAGGCCGCTGCGGCCGGTGCCCAGGGCGTGGGGCTGCTGCGCACCGAATTCTGCTTCCTGGGCCGCGACACCGAGCCGTCCATCGAGGAGCAGGTCGCCGAGTACAAGGCCGTCTTCGACGCCTTCGGATCCAAGAAGGTCGTGGTGCGCACGCTGGACGCGGGTGCCGACAAGCCGCTGCCGTTCCTCACCGACGCCTCGGAACCCAACCCCGCACTGGGCGTGCGCGGCTACCGCACCGACACCACCTCGCCCGGGGTGCTGGCCCGCCAGCTCTCCGCCATCGCCACCGCATCCGCCGGCTCCGAGGCCGAGGTGTGGGTCATGGCCCCGATGATTTCCACGCCGTCCGAGGCTGCCGACTTCGCCGCAATGTGCGCCGACGCGGGACTGTCCATCCCCGGGGTGATGGTCGAGGTCCCCTCCGCGGCACTGAGCTCCGAGTCCATCCTGGGCCAGGTGTCCTTCGCGTCCCTGGGCACCAACGACCTGACGCAGTACACCATGGCCGCGGACCGGCAGCTCGGCCCGCTGGCCGCGCTGAACAACCCATGGCAGCCCGCGGTGCTGCGCCTGATCGAATTGACTGTCGCCGGCTCACGCGCCGAGGGCAACCACAAACCCGTGGGCGTCTGCGGCGAGGCCGCGGCGGATCCGGCACTGGCCGTGGTGCTGGTTGGTTTGGGCGTCTCGACCCTGTCGATGTCCGCCCGCTCGCTGGCCTCCGTGGCCGCGGTGCTCAAGACCGTCACGCTGGACCGCGCCGGCGAATTGGCTCAGCTGGCCCTGGCCGCACCGAGCGCCGAGGCAGCACGCACCGCGGTGCGCGAGGCGCTGCCGGCACTGGCCGAACTGGGCCTGTAG
- a CDS encoding TetR/AcrR family transcriptional regulator, which yields MSLDIQLPPRERLLQAAVELLANSDGAPVSTRKITELAGVTAPTLYHHFGDKEGLFDAVVAVGFEQYVASEMDLEPTGKPLDDVRRMWDQHVRFGIEKPHLYLVMFGKVRPGNRSNRVSEAEALLRGKLDRAAEAGHLNVPPADAVRSILAANIGVTLMLISEPEKERNFELSDMTRDAVITAVSSEAGIADSATPVGASAVVVAAIALNAALESSNPQQLSNTEMKMFLEWLHRISKTT from the coding sequence ATGAGTCTAGACATCCAGCTTCCGCCGAGGGAGCGACTGCTGCAGGCAGCCGTCGAGCTCTTGGCCAATTCGGACGGGGCTCCGGTCTCCACCCGGAAGATCACCGAGCTGGCGGGGGTCACGGCGCCGACGCTGTACCACCACTTCGGGGACAAGGAAGGCCTGTTCGACGCGGTCGTTGCCGTCGGTTTCGAGCAGTACGTGGCCAGTGAAATGGACCTTGAACCCACCGGGAAGCCGCTGGACGACGTGCGGCGCATGTGGGACCAGCACGTGCGCTTCGGCATCGAGAAACCGCACCTGTACCTGGTGATGTTCGGCAAGGTCAGGCCCGGGAACCGTTCCAACAGGGTCTCGGAGGCGGAGGCGCTGCTGCGCGGGAAGCTCGACCGGGCCGCGGAAGCCGGGCACCTGAACGTGCCCCCGGCCGACGCGGTGCGCAGCATCCTGGCCGCGAACATCGGGGTCACCCTGATGCTCATCTCCGAGCCGGAGAAGGAGCGGAACTTCGAGCTGTCCGACATGACGCGCGATGCCGTGATCACCGCGGTGTCCTCGGAGGCCGGCATTGCCGACTCCGCCACCCCGGTGGGTGCCTCCGCGGTCGTCGTGGCCGCCATCGCGCTGAACGCCGCGCTGGAGTCCTCGAACCCGCAGCAACTTTCCAACACCGAAATGAAGATGTTCCTCGAATGGCTGCATCGCATCTCCAAGACGACATAA
- a CDS encoding PTS mannitol transporter subunit IICBA has product MATQTEAATRGGLRVGVQKFGTFLSGMIMPNIGAFIAWGLITALFIPAGYFPNEDLGALVGPMITYLLPLLIGYTGGKMVHGVRGGVLGAIATMGVIVGADIPMFIGAMIMGPLAAYVMKRLDRIWEGKVKPGFEMLIDNFSAGIVGAFMAVVGLWVVKPLVEAFSIGAGNVVQFLVAHGLLPLTSIFIEPAKVLFLNNAVNHGILTPLGTEQALEQGKSILFLLEANPGPGLGILLAYSFFGKGLAKGSAPGAAVIQFLGGIHEIYFPYVLMKPIMILAAIGGGMTGVFMLVITGAGLRAPAAPGSIFAVFAMTPPDSFFGVGLSVTLATAVSFLIGSFILKVSKTPEDDGLGDATAKMEAMKGKKSSVAFALAGDGAAGPVRNVVFACDAGMGSSAMGASVLRNMFKKEGLVDVKVTNSAIANLSDTYDIVVTHQDLAARAKPVTASAVHVSVDNFMNSPRYEEIVELVRTRNAGPAETVSVGAPGAADHAARHAAAPAETGAAVSGAPVQETATPAREVLVADSVVLTGTAASRDAAIDEAGALLLARGAVNGEYVASMHTREASVSTYMGNFLAIPHGTNEAKGNIASSAVSIIRYPEGIDWNGKEVKFVVGIAGVNNEHLAILSSIARVFTDKAQVARLETATTREEILDIFGKVNAS; this is encoded by the coding sequence ATGGCAACACAAACTGAGGCGGCCACCCGCGGCGGCCTGCGGGTCGGGGTGCAGAAGTTCGGCACTTTCCTCTCGGGAATGATCATGCCCAACATCGGGGCGTTCATCGCCTGGGGGTTGATCACCGCGCTGTTCATCCCCGCCGGCTACTTCCCCAACGAGGACCTCGGGGCGCTCGTGGGGCCGATGATCACCTACCTGCTGCCGTTGCTGATCGGCTACACCGGCGGCAAGATGGTCCACGGCGTGCGCGGCGGGGTGCTCGGCGCGATCGCCACCATGGGCGTGATCGTCGGCGCCGACATCCCGATGTTCATCGGCGCGATGATCATGGGCCCGCTGGCGGCCTACGTCATGAAGCGGCTGGACCGGATCTGGGAAGGGAAGGTCAAGCCGGGCTTCGAAATGCTCATCGACAACTTCTCCGCCGGCATCGTCGGTGCCTTCATGGCCGTCGTCGGGCTGTGGGTGGTCAAGCCGCTGGTGGAGGCCTTCTCCATCGGAGCCGGCAACGTCGTCCAGTTCCTGGTCGCCCACGGGCTGCTGCCGCTGACCAGCATCTTCATCGAGCCGGCCAAGGTCCTGTTCCTGAACAACGCCGTCAACCACGGCATCCTCACCCCGCTGGGCACCGAGCAGGCCCTGGAGCAGGGCAAGTCCATCCTCTTCCTGCTTGAGGCCAACCCCGGCCCGGGCCTTGGCATCCTGCTGGCCTACTCGTTCTTCGGCAAGGGCCTGGCCAAGGGCTCGGCACCGGGCGCCGCGGTCATCCAGTTCCTTGGCGGCATCCACGAAATCTACTTCCCGTACGTCCTGATGAAGCCGATCATGATCCTGGCCGCCATCGGCGGCGGCATGACCGGTGTGTTCATGCTGGTCATCACCGGCGCGGGCCTGCGTGCCCCGGCCGCCCCGGGCAGCATCTTCGCCGTGTTCGCCATGACCCCGCCGGACAGCTTCTTCGGTGTGGGCCTGTCCGTCACCCTGGCCACCGCCGTGTCATTCCTCATCGGTTCGTTCATCCTCAAGGTCAGCAAGACCCCCGAGGACGACGGCCTGGGCGATGCCACCGCCAAGATGGAAGCGATGAAGGGCAAGAAGAGCTCGGTCGCCTTCGCGCTGGCCGGGGACGGGGCCGCCGGCCCGGTCCGCAACGTGGTCTTCGCCTGCGACGCCGGCATGGGATCGAGCGCCATGGGCGCCTCGGTGCTGCGCAACATGTTCAAGAAGGAAGGGCTGGTGGACGTCAAGGTCACCAACTCGGCCATCGCGAACCTCTCCGACACCTACGACATCGTGGTCACCCACCAGGACCTGGCAGCCCGCGCCAAGCCCGTGACGGCCAGCGCCGTGCATGTCTCGGTCGACAACTTCATGAACAGCCCGCGCTACGAGGAAATCGTGGAACTGGTGCGCACCCGCAACGCCGGGCCCGCGGAAACCGTATCCGTGGGTGCCCCGGGCGCCGCGGACCACGCCGCCAGGCATGCGGCCGCCCCCGCCGAAACCGGGGCCGCCGTTTCGGGTGCACCGGTGCAGGAAACCGCGACCCCGGCACGTGAGGTGCTGGTCGCCGACAGCGTCGTGCTCACCGGCACCGCCGCGTCGCGCGATGCAGCCATCGACGAGGCCGGAGCCCTGCTGCTGGCACGCGGTGCCGTCAACGGGGAATACGTGGCCTCGATGCACACCCGCGAGGCCTCGGTGTCCACCTACATGGGCAACTTCCTGGCCATCCCGCACGGAACCAACGAGGCCAAGGGCAATATCGCCAGCTCCGCGGTGTCGATCATCCGCTACCCCGAGGGCATCGACTGGAACGGCAAGGAGGTCAAGTTCGTGGTCGGCATCGCCGGGGTGAACAACGAGCACCTGGCCATCCTGTCCTCGATCGCGCGGGTCTTCACCGACAAGGCGCAGGTGGCACGGCTGGAAACCGCCACCACCCGCGAGGAAATCCTGGACATCTTCGGAAAGGTCAACGCATCGTGA
- a CDS encoding mannitol-1-phosphate 5-dehydrogenase, which translates to MKVVHFGAGNIGRGFVGLLLHDAGYEIVFADVADALISALDAAESYQVHEVGQDPKVRTVDNFRALNSSTQADAVIDEIATADMVTTAVGPHILKFVAPLIAAGIAKRDTALAPLQVMACENAINATDILEAAVRADGAAAAEAVDANAIFANTAVDRIVPNQAPGQGLDVTVETFFEWVIDKTPFGDAVPQIGGATFVEDLGPYIERKLFTVNTGHASTAYLGFAAGLEKISEAMADPQVFAKVAAVLAETKSLLVSKHGFAEADQEAYVQKILARFSNEYLPDTVVRVGRAPLRKLSRHERFIGPAAELAENGIKPVALLEAMAAALRFNDPEDTEAAEMAVILAGNPSEAATEKITGLAADHPLFGSVNELVKAAQAG; encoded by the coding sequence GTGAAGGTAGTACATTTTGGGGCAGGGAACATCGGCCGGGGATTCGTCGGGCTGCTGCTGCACGACGCGGGCTACGAGATCGTGTTTGCCGACGTGGCCGACGCGCTGATCTCCGCGCTGGATGCGGCGGAGAGCTACCAGGTGCACGAGGTCGGACAGGATCCGAAGGTGCGCACGGTGGACAACTTCCGCGCGCTGAATTCCTCGACCCAGGCCGACGCGGTCATCGACGAGATCGCCACGGCGGACATGGTCACCACGGCGGTCGGCCCGCACATCCTGAAGTTCGTCGCCCCGCTGATTGCCGCCGGCATCGCCAAGCGCGACACCGCGCTGGCACCGCTGCAGGTCATGGCGTGCGAGAACGCCATCAACGCCACGGACATCCTTGAAGCGGCCGTGCGTGCCGACGGCGCCGCCGCTGCGGAGGCGGTAGACGCCAACGCGATCTTCGCCAACACCGCGGTGGATCGCATCGTGCCGAACCAGGCGCCCGGACAGGGCCTGGACGTCACGGTGGAAACCTTCTTCGAGTGGGTCATCGACAAGACCCCGTTCGGGGATGCAGTGCCCCAGATCGGCGGAGCGACGTTCGTGGAGGACCTGGGTCCGTACATCGAGCGCAAGCTCTTCACCGTGAACACCGGGCACGCCTCCACGGCGTACCTGGGCTTTGCCGCCGGCCTGGAGAAGATCTCCGAGGCGATGGCCGACCCGCAGGTCTTTGCCAAGGTTGCCGCCGTGCTGGCGGAAACGAAGTCCCTGCTGGTGTCCAAGCACGGCTTTGCCGAGGCCGACCAAGAGGCCTATGTGCAAAAGATCCTGGCCCGGTTCTCCAACGAGTACCTGCCCGACACCGTGGTGCGCGTGGGCCGGGCGCCGCTGCGCAAGCTCAGCCGGCACGAGCGGTTCATCGGCCCGGCCGCCGAGCTGGCGGAGAACGGCATCAAGCCGGTGGCGCTGCTCGAGGCCATGGCCGCGGCGTTGCGGTTCAACGATCCGGAAGACACCGAGGCCGCCGAAATGGCGGTGATCCTGGCGGGCAACCCGAGTGAAGCGGCCACCGAGAAGATCACCGGGCTGGCTGCAGACCACCCGCTCTTCGGATCGGTGAACGAACTGGTCAAGGCCGCGCAGGCCGGCTGA